In one window of Spartinivicinus marinus DNA:
- a CDS encoding M50 family metallopeptidase — MNEVKLDTQQATAKSKQATRLITFAVILAIIVGWHSSWLYPLKMLTVFFHELSHALMTVATGGKVVSFELDPRQGGAVMSAGGSRFWTLTAGYLGSLLWGVVLFWFADRTRLDRYATGALALLMLVVILLFSPNQFALIFCLVVGAVLALLAIKGSHWLNDLVLRLIGISCMMYVPLDIISDTIVRSHLRSDAAMLAEEFGGATIFWGIIWLAISVVVGVWMLIKVWKSK, encoded by the coding sequence ATGAACGAAGTAAAATTAGACACTCAGCAAGCAACAGCAAAATCAAAGCAGGCCACCCGGCTGATTACCTTTGCAGTTATATTAGCCATTATTGTTGGTTGGCACTCCAGTTGGTTGTATCCGCTGAAAATGCTGACTGTATTTTTCCATGAGTTATCCCATGCTCTGATGACAGTTGCTACGGGAGGAAAAGTAGTGAGCTTTGAATTAGACCCCCGTCAGGGGGGGGCGGTGATGTCAGCTGGAGGCAGTCGATTTTGGACTTTAACGGCAGGGTACTTAGGCTCATTACTGTGGGGGGTAGTGCTGTTTTGGTTTGCTGACCGTACTCGCTTAGATCGATATGCCACGGGTGCGTTGGCGTTGTTGATGTTAGTGGTTATTTTGTTGTTTTCGCCCAACCAGTTTGCACTTATTTTTTGTTTAGTTGTGGGGGCAGTTTTAGCCTTATTGGCCATTAAAGGCAGTCACTGGTTAAATGATTTAGTGTTAAGACTAATCGGCATCAGTTGTATGATGTATGTGCCATTAGACATCATTAGTGACACAATTGTGCGAAGTCACTTGCGCTCAGATGCTGCTATGTTAGCCGAAGAATTTGGAGGGGCCACCATCTTTTGGGGAATAATCTGGTTGGCCATTTCGGTGGTAGTGGGTGTTTGGATGCTGATTAAGGTATGGAAAAGTAAATAA
- a CDS encoding DUF1127 domain-containing protein: MRWKMNSQQRRQLAKLPHYLLKDIGVTELEQQREVSKPFWQH, encoded by the coding sequence GTGCGCTGGAAAATGAATAGCCAACAACGACGGCAGTTGGCGAAGTTGCCACATTATCTGCTGAAAGATATTGGTGTTACTGAGCTTGAGCAGCAGAGAGAAGTGAGCAAGCCATTTTGGCAGCATTAA
- a CDS encoding substrate-binding periplasmic protein encodes MYGQRFSYCLVSFLFLTSMSWCTSAQLTIATLADKDLTHVRVMEKILTDAYGLLNIPIELKIMPNKRSLLASNSGRVDGEAGRIAGMEKEYPNLIMVPEFLYSLNVLVYSKHHNFKVDGWESLRPYRIGVLRGAKYAEIGSKGMDTLIVSYGTQLFQALDAGRIDVAVLHESGNLSLSGVKGVNVLQPPLQKIIIYHYLHKKHQSLVPKVNCAIRKVKNKKLLPYCTQLLGVGEQ; translated from the coding sequence ATGTATGGCCAGCGCTTCAGTTATTGTTTAGTAAGCTTTTTATTTCTAACCAGCATGTCCTGGTGTACTTCTGCTCAATTGACTATTGCAACTTTAGCAGATAAGGATTTAACCCATGTAAGAGTAATGGAGAAAATCTTAACAGATGCGTATGGGTTGCTGAATATTCCAATTGAATTGAAAATTATGCCTAATAAACGCTCTTTGCTTGCTTCTAACAGCGGAAGAGTGGATGGAGAAGCAGGTCGAATTGCAGGAATGGAAAAAGAATATCCTAACTTAATAATGGTGCCTGAGTTTCTCTATAGCCTCAATGTACTCGTTTACAGTAAGCACCATAATTTTAAAGTTGATGGTTGGGAGAGCTTACGTCCTTACCGGATTGGTGTTTTACGAGGTGCTAAGTATGCTGAGATTGGATCTAAAGGCATGGATACATTGATAGTGTCTTATGGCACTCAACTTTTTCAAGCATTAGATGCTGGTAGAATTGATGTTGCTGTTTTGCATGAGAGTGGCAATTTGTCATTGTCAGGTGTAAAGGGGGTTAACGTATTACAACCCCCGTTACAAAAAATTATTATTTACCACTATCTTCACAAAAAACATCAAAGCTTGGTGCCTAAGGTTAATTGTGCTATTAGAAAAGTAAAAAATAAAAAACTACTCCCATATTGCACTCAATTGCTAGGTGTTGGGGAACAATAA
- a CDS encoding peptide ABC transporter substrate-binding protein, with translation MNNLSRLFTICWLLLAGFSLSSTHYLYAANVPPGTQLAKQQVFIRGIGAEPSSLDPQLVEGSPGGFVVRDLFEGLVTEDDTGKIVPGQAISWTISQDKTIYTFTLRDNARWSNGEPVTADDFVFTFRRAVDPQLGSSYGWYMDLIGIKHADAIIKGKQKPTTLGVRAIDQKTLEITLKHPLSYFIKTLAHYTTFPVHPATVKKHGEKWTQPEHIVTNGPYKLTKWVVNERMEAKRNPYYWDNSNTVIEQVTFLPIESANTELNRYKAGELHWTREIPEDHYNNLKKTITAEVKSHGIASTYFYSFNTQKKPFNDVRVRKALYLAMDRDILANKVLGMGEIPAYSLTPPYIDGYVAVDNPFANMTQQQRNAEARKLLAEAGYHKNNPLTFELLYNTNESHKRIALAASAMWKQNLKHIKVNLINQEWKTFLSTKRQGQFELARYGWNGDYNEPSTMLSVMASTSGANDGKYNNPKYDELLTKAATAKDPSPYYQQAERLLITDFPIIPFYYYVSRNLLKPYVKGYLNTNPLNNMYTKNLYIVAQ, from the coding sequence ATGAACAACTTAAGTAGACTATTCACTATCTGCTGGCTATTGTTAGCTGGCTTTAGCCTATCATCCACTCATTATCTTTACGCAGCCAATGTACCGCCAGGTACTCAGCTAGCAAAACAGCAGGTGTTTATTCGAGGCATTGGTGCTGAGCCCAGTTCCCTTGATCCACAACTGGTTGAGGGTAGTCCCGGCGGATTTGTGGTTAGAGACCTGTTTGAAGGGTTAGTGACAGAAGATGATACTGGTAAAATAGTACCAGGACAGGCAATATCATGGACAATCAGCCAAGACAAAACCATTTATACCTTTACACTACGTGATAACGCGCGCTGGTCAAATGGTGAGCCAGTAACCGCAGATGATTTTGTCTTTACGTTTAGACGAGCCGTTGATCCCCAACTAGGCTCTAGCTATGGCTGGTATATGGATTTAATCGGTATTAAACATGCTGATGCCATTATCAAAGGCAAACAAAAACCTACGACATTAGGTGTTCGTGCTATTGATCAGAAAACCCTTGAAATTACTTTAAAACACCCACTGTCTTATTTTATCAAGACATTAGCGCATTACACGACATTCCCAGTACACCCAGCCACAGTCAAAAAACATGGCGAGAAATGGACTCAGCCCGAACATATTGTTACCAATGGGCCTTATAAGCTGACTAAATGGGTGGTTAATGAACGAATGGAAGCTAAACGCAACCCTTATTATTGGGACAATAGTAACACGGTTATCGAACAGGTAACCTTTCTGCCTATTGAATCGGCAAATACCGAACTAAACCGCTATAAAGCAGGAGAATTACATTGGACCCGGGAAATCCCAGAAGACCACTATAACAACCTTAAAAAAACCATCACTGCTGAAGTAAAATCCCATGGTATTGCATCTACCTACTTTTATTCTTTTAATACTCAAAAAAAACCTTTTAACGATGTCAGAGTAAGAAAAGCCTTATACTTAGCCATGGACCGGGATATCCTCGCTAACAAAGTGCTGGGCATGGGTGAAATACCAGCTTATAGTTTAACCCCACCTTATATTGATGGTTATGTGGCAGTGGATAACCCTTTTGCTAACATGACTCAACAACAGCGTAATGCTGAAGCCCGTAAACTATTAGCTGAAGCAGGCTACCATAAAAACAATCCTCTTACCTTTGAATTGCTTTATAACACTAACGAGTCACATAAGCGCATTGCACTTGCCGCATCCGCTATGTGGAAACAAAACCTCAAACATATTAAAGTCAATTTAATAAACCAAGAATGGAAAACATTTTTAAGCACTAAACGGCAAGGCCAATTTGAGCTGGCTCGCTATGGCTGGAATGGTGATTACAATGAGCCCTCTACTATGCTCAGTGTGATGGCTTCTACCAGTGGGGCCAATGATGGTAAGTACAACAACCCTAAATACGACGAGTTGCTAACAAAAGCCGCTACAGCCAAAGACCCTTCCCCTTATTATCAACAAGCCGAAAGACTACTGATCACGGATTTCCCTATTATCCCGTTTTATTATTATGTGAGTCGTAATTTATTAAAGCCCTATGTAAAAGGCTATTTAAATACAAACCCATTAAACAATATGTATACTAAAAATCTATATATAGTTGCTCAATAG